The Chloroflexota bacterium DNA segment CCTTGCCGATGAGGATTCGGCGCTGGGAGGCACGGTTGACGTAGACGACGACGCGGATGTAGTCCTTGGTGCGCTCCTCGCCGTCGGCTTCCAGGAACTCCTCGACCTCTACGGCGGTGTCGTAGGGGACCTCCTGGCCGAAGCGGCGGAAGAGCTGCTCGCGGACCATCTCGGAGGCGAGGAAGCGCTCTGAGCGGTCTGTGAGCTCGTCGGCGTCGTACTCGGGGCCGCGCTGGGGGAGGCGGTCGACGAGGAGCTTGAGGAGGAGGTCGGTGCCGTCGGCGTTGAGGGCGCTGATGGGGACGATTTCCAAGGACGGCGCGATCTCGTGGTAGGCCTGGATAACGGGAAGCAGGTGGGGCTTGCTCACCTTGTCGACCTTGTTGAGGGCGACCACCGTTGGCGTCTCCTCGGCTGCCAGCGCCTTGAGGAGCGACTTCTCCGTCTCGCCGGGGGGCCTGGGTTCGGCGACGAGGAGGGCGACGTCGGCGGCGAGCATCGCCTCCTGGACGTGGCCGAGCATGCGGCGGTCGAGGGCGTCGCGGGTGCGGCGCATGTATCCGGGGGTGTCCCAGAAGACGATCTGGTAGTCATCGTGCGTGAGGATGCCGAGGAGCTGCTGGCGCGTGGTCTGGGGGCGCGGCGATGTGATGGCCAGCTTCTCCCGAAGGAGCGTGTTCAGGAGCGTCGACTTGCCCGCGTTGGGCCGGCCGAGGATGGTGACGAAGCCCATCCGGTGCGGGGCTGCCGTCTTCCCGCGGCCCTTGCGCACACCCGCGCCGGCTGCGGGCTTTGTCGACGTCCCGGACGCTTTCGACGTTGCCATTGTGTGACGCGCCTGGCCGACTAGGTCTTCTCGCGCTTGAGGTAGACGACGGTGGTGCCGGAGGGGACACCCGCCTCGTCAGGATCAGACTCGTCGATGTACTCGGTCTCGGTGACGGCGACGAGCTCCCAGCCGTCCTCGCCCATCTCGTTGAGGATCTCCTCGTACTCGGCGACGCGGCCAGCGCCGTCCTCCACCTCGTCGCCCAACTCTATCACGCGGTATTCCCACCTTGCCATGTCGTGCTCCTATGTATCTTCGCGGCGGGCCACAAGCCCACCCGCCAATGGGCGCCGGCCACCGG contains these protein-coding regions:
- the era gene encoding GTPase Era, which translates into the protein MATSKASGTSTKPAAGAGVRKGRGKTAAPHRMGFVTILGRPNAGKSTLLNTLLREKLAITSPRPQTTRQQLLGILTHDDYQIVFWDTPGYMRRTRDALDRRMLGHVQEAMLAADVALLVAEPRPPGETEKSLLKALAAEETPTVVALNKVDKVSKPHLLPVIQAYHEIAPSLEIVPISALNADGTDLLLKLLVDRLPQRGPEYDADELTDRSERFLASEMVREQLFRRFGQEVPYDTAVEVEEFLEADGEERTKDYIRVVVYVNRASQRRILIGKGGAAMKEVATAARLQMEDLFNRPIYLEVWVQVWTEWRDDPAFLEEVGY
- a CDS encoding DUF4177 domain-containing protein codes for the protein MARWEYRVIELGDEVEDGAGRVAEYEEILNEMGEDGWELVAVTETEYIDESDPDEAGVPSGTTVVYLKREKT